The nucleotide window GCGGTAATCAACTAGCTCGGCGACTTGAGGGGCAAATTGTGAAACCCTAATTTGTGTTTCGTCTCCGTTAGTCATCAACAAGAAagtaacactttttttttttaagatatggAGCCTCTAAAACGACAGCGTTTCGATCATTATTTAAAGTCTGCATTAATTATCCCTTTGCATTTTAAATAGATTTGAATGGTAGCTGCAATTTCGGTTAAAACTGTTAGGTTGGTTCGGTTAATTTTCAAACGCTGAACTTGAACcgatgttttctatttttttggcTAGATTCCAATTTAGCTGAATTAAAAAAGTCTTTgaacaaatttaattattttcagttAAATCTGGTTATTTCGATATGAAATCGGAAATAAATCGTTATGATTATGTTAAACAGACTCTTAATAAGTTGGTAGAGTACTATAGTTTATACAACTCATCATGCCTGCTGATTCATAAGTTCACATAGAGAAACAGAGCACTCTGTTTTTGTTTAATCCTAAAGCGCGAACACAAGATTGTTGCATTCTCGCTCCTTTATTTCAGACAAAATGCAACAGAGTGATTAGGTATACagtctttatatatatacttaggTAAGCATGCATCAGATTATAGTGCAGTTTCTGCAGACTGTTCAGGCTTCTCTACTTGCTTCTTCAGAAACTCCATCACAGAGAGACGCTGCGTTCATGTTTACAAAAATTACATTCTCAGATAAATTTTGAGAAGCCTAAAGAAAGAAAGTAGTGCAAAAAAATCTTACACGTTGTTCGAGAGCAGCAGAATCTTCAGAGTCCAGTTTCAAAGAGTCCAGCAGTTTCATGCCTTCCTTGAAACCATCTATGGCTGCATCTTCGTTTGTTAGACTCCTGTCTATATCTGCAACTTTGGCTAAAGAAACTGCCACATCCAGAatctacaaaaacaaattgaagAAATAACAACCAAACTTAGTAAAGGTTCCTTTATTCACCAACAACGAGACAATCATTAAGCACTTATCTATCCACCAAATCATACTTTGATTACTCACCAGAACATCCAAAAATACGAGAGATTTTAATGGCAACTATGACTCTATGATAGCAGATTTGGTGTACAGACAAAACTATGACTCTATGACCTAACACACATAAAGCATATTGCAACTTCAGGACCGACCTTGCCTCAGTTTCCAACTTCTCTACACAAGAAATCAAGTAAGAATACCTCAAGAAACAGAGCTTATAATGTATAGTTAAAAATGCACACAAAACAATAGTTTATGATCTATAAAAGCCTCCAGAAACAAAAGCTTATGATCTACAAATAAGCCTTCCTTCACACATGCTAGGATTAACAAAACACTGGGGGCCAGAACTGAAGTAGAAGCGTGAAGGCATATATGCTTACTTGTGAAGGAGCATTTGGGTGAAGCTTCATTGCATCACGTCTAACATTTAAAGCACGGATGTAATACGACCTTGCAGCTTGTAGATCTCCATCATTATATTTAACGTCTCCTATTTTATTGAGCGAGACAGAAAGTGTATGTGTAATCTGCAAAAGTGTAGCAACAACTTTTAAGAAAGTGGTAACAAATTtgcaaaaccaaaatataacaaaaaaaagcaaTGTGATAAAAAAACCTCCAAATCATGCATGGGCAGTTTCATAAGGAACTCAATACTCTCTTCGAAATGATTGACTGCAGAACTTGAGTCTCCCATTGCTCGGCTGCAGTAACCAGACAAACTAAGTTAAGTACCCTCGTTTGCTGAATCTTACTTGTCCACAGAAAAGTTGGGATgacaaaaagagagagagagacaatgAGCATACCTGCAGTCACCAAGCATGCCAAGGACTGCACCAAGCTGTGAACACAACTCTGGTGTATTACCTTCCCTCTCTAGCTGATCTCGAATGTCCTCGGTACACATTGCCAACCTTGATTTAGCACTTTCATAATTCTGAGCTTGAAATGCCTGCACATATAAGAACAAAGTCAATAACAAGAACTCTCAATAGCAAACGTAATCAGGTTAACAAGTTGTAGAGATAGAACTCACTCTCATAGCTTGTTGAACCAAGAAAGAACCTCTTTCCATGGAAACATCAGCGTAAATCACCTTCTTGTTATCATCTTCTTTATCTGCACTATTCACAAGAGATCTCTTGATTCTAGCATGGCCTTCAATAAACTGATCAACCAACTTCTGAAGGTTTTCATCAGCTTCAATACTTTCGATGTCAGCACCGCATAGAGGGCAGTCCTTAAACCGTGCTAAGCACACTCTGCACTCAACAAAACACACTAAAGTCTTAACAGAAGCAAACCCAAATAGCCCATAGATAAACACACTAGTGCTTACTTGCAGAAGACATGAGTGCAAGGCACACATCTAGTGCTATCAAAGAGAAGTGATTGGCATAGCATACAGCTAAAAGGTCCAAGCTTGAAGGTCTGGGAGTCATAACCAAAGGGGCACTTGGCAGGCACCGTTGCAGAGTCCTCCTTACTCAATCTTCCTTCCTTTTCAGGACATCCTTTGCTTGGAGCAGAGGCATCAGCGGATTTAGAGAAAGGGCAAGCTGCAGAAGCAGTCGTCTCGCCTTGTTTTGCGTCGTCGGAACGAGCAGCTTTGGAGAAAGGACAAGCAGAAGGTGTTGTGTCGGCTTGTTTTGGAGCAGAAGAAGCATTGTCGGGACGAGCAGCTTTGGAGAAAGGGCAAACAGAAGTCGTCATTGTTGGTTGATACTTTTAGCTGAAAACAGCTTCTCGCCCAGACAACAAGTGAAAAGAATTGAGCATTATTGGAGATATAAATTTCAGACAGCGGTTCAGAAAGaagctgagagagagagagtagatggATAAACCTGGAGTGGGTTGAGATTTGATGCCGGTGTCCTTTAGCTGTACAATCAATGATCGATGTGTAGtatattagtattattattattagcttTTGTGTTCTCTGAGTTTTGGTGTTTCTCTCTCTGTCTCAGTCAGGAGAAGATATTATTATTGTTGAAGGAAGGATCTGTGTGGTTTGAATTAAGCtttgaattttttctttttattttttacaaaccAGAAATAGCCTAAAGGAGACTTTTACCTCATTGATTACTTCAATCATTATCCGGTCGGGCATTAGTGGTTCCAACAAACCAAGGGAGTCGTGGTTGTGGAAGGGAGGGTGGTAGGTGtctaaattttgtttaaatagGTTTTGATGAAGGGTCGTGTGACTGTATGGTTGGTTCCTAGAGTTGATTTTAATGCGGGATTCATCGGGTTTGAAAAGAGGTTGTATTCTTGAAAAGATAATTGGTCAGAGAGATTCATCAGTAAACCGGATATTACATGAACTAGTTGGTCCAGTTAAGTGTAGTAGAATTGATGACTTACTATATTAGTATGTTCCAACGAGTCACACAACTATCACTGTTGAAGACTCGACTCAAAAAGATCAAACAGATCTCAGTGAATTTCTTTTTGCTCAGCATGTCTTTGCTCTCCTTGTTCAGACATGAAACATTTTTGGGTTAAGAGATACAAAAGATTACAGTTAGATTGGCACAAGCGAAGGATACAAGCGAATTGTTATGTCTTGTGTGTGTTCACAACAACCTCTCAACTTCAATTCCAATCAAATCATAGTTTctaaaaccttcctttggacgGCAGAAGTTTGTCTGCTTCGTTGGCAACACAATGCTCCCATCGGAATCAGTACGTATCTCAAGACCACACTCATGGCATAAAGATTCAACATCCATCTcctgaaaattataaaaaaactcAGCTTATGACTTTTCATGTTTTACCAAGAgtttaagaatatataaaaaacaaggGAAT belongs to Brassica rapa cultivar Chiifu-401-42 chromosome A07, CAAS_Brap_v3.01, whole genome shotgun sequence and includes:
- the LOC103829975 gene encoding protein NCA1, producing the protein MTTSVCPFSKAARPDNASSAPKQADTTPSACPFSKAARSDDAKQGETTASAACPFSKSADASAPSKGCPEKEGRLSKEDSATVPAKCPFGYDSQTFKLGPFSCMLCQSLLFDSTRCVPCTHVFCKVCLARFKDCPLCGADIESIEADENLQKLVDQFIEGHARIKRSLVNSADKEDDNKKVIYADVSMERGSFLVQQAMRAFQAQNYESAKSRLAMCTEDIRDQLEREGNTPELCSQLGAVLGMLGDCSRAMGDSSSAVNHFEESIEFLMKLPMHDLEITHTLSVSLNKIGDVKYNDGDLQAARSYYIRALNVRRDAMKLHPNAPSQILDVAVSLAKVADIDRSLTNEDAAIDGFKEGMKLLDSLKLDSEDSAALEQRRLSVMEFLKKQVEKPEQSAETAL